The Sulfurimonas sp. genome includes a region encoding these proteins:
- a CDS encoding HD domain-containing phosphohydrolase yields MEKRSIKAITVTRLLQVFIVATLVIVSIVLLSYRSFFQFIVENKIHSISEIIKAGLTSHMKAGIMDKRDYFLDEISSVHDIKTIKIIRGDAVIKEYGESTLSEKKLNGNLRAILEKKEVYIEWRDMKSSVKSIVPYIANSSCLECHHVKEGTVLGAVDIEMEIDAYQNFVIKNSYVIIAALMLFALVVVFNMFHVIERYISRPLLNIIDETKDAYFSHKNIDSNKYESKEFEDVALSVNDFNRTVIEKENELKYKNKQLQLLNEEIESTLKETMLAIGKIEEIRSNSTSQHTKRVAILSTIIAKEYGLSDEQVKLIEIASPLHDIGKVGIADAILNKPGRLTPDEFNIIKSHALFGYNILKNSKREILKTAALIAYEHHEKYDGTGYPQGLRGEEITIYARIVAIVDVFDTLLSKRVYKEPWPVEDVVAFFKEQRGKQFEPKLVDILLENIDDYVQLHRDLSI; encoded by the coding sequence GTGGAGAAGAGAAGTATTAAAGCAATTACCGTAACCCGCTTACTGCAGGTTTTTATAGTTGCTACATTGGTTATAGTCTCTATAGTTCTTTTAAGTTACAGAAGTTTTTTTCAGTTTATAGTAGAAAATAAAATCCATTCAATCTCAGAAATCATAAAAGCGGGTCTTACATCGCACATGAAAGCTGGGATAATGGATAAACGAGATTATTTTTTGGATGAAATATCTTCGGTTCATGATATAAAAACTATTAAAATTATTCGCGGGGATGCAGTCATAAAAGAGTACGGCGAATCAACCTTGTCTGAGAAGAAACTAAACGGTAACCTTAGAGCCATTTTAGAAAAAAAAGAGGTATATATAGAGTGGAGAGATATGAAAAGCAGTGTTAAATCAATTGTTCCTTATATTGCAAATTCTAGCTGTCTGGAGTGTCATCATGTCAAAGAAGGTACGGTTTTGGGTGCAGTAGATATTGAAATGGAGATTGATGCATACCAGAACTTTGTCATAAAAAACAGTTATGTGATTATTGCGGCTCTGATGTTGTTTGCTTTAGTCGTAGTATTTAATATGTTTCATGTCATTGAGCGTTATATAAGCAGACCTCTTTTAAATATTATCGATGAAACTAAGGACGCCTACTTTTCACATAAAAATATAGACAGCAATAAGTATGAGAGTAAAGAGTTTGAGGATGTCGCATTAAGCGTAAATGATTTTAACAGAACCGTTATAGAAAAAGAGAATGAGCTAAAATATAAGAACAAACAACTTCAACTTTTAAATGAGGAAATAGAATCAACTCTAAAAGAGACTATGCTTGCGATAGGAAAAATAGAGGAGATTCGCTCAAACTCTACAAGTCAGCATACCAAACGGGTTGCCATACTAAGCACAATAATCGCAAAAGAGTACGGATTGAGCGATGAGCAGGTAAAACTCATAGAGATAGCATCGCCTCTTCATGATATAGGAAAAGTCGGAATTGCCGATGCCATTTTAAATAAACCGGGCAGATTGACGCCTGATGAATTTAATATTATTAAATCTCACGCTCTTTTTGGATATAACATTTTAAAAAATTCTAAACGAGAGATACTAAAAACTGCGGCTTTGATTGCTTATGAACATCATGAAAAATATGACGGAACAGGTTATCCGCAAGGGCTAAGGGGCGAAGAGATAACTATTTATGCGCGCATTGTTGCGATTGTCGATGTTTTTGACACTCTGCTCTCTAAGCGAGTATATAAAGAGCCATGGCCGGTAGAAGATGTTGTTGCCTTTTTCAAAGAGCAAAGAGGTAAGCAATTTGAGCCGAAACTGGTAGATATATTGCTTGAAAATATTGATGATTATGTACAACTGCATAGAGATTTGTCAATATAA
- a CDS encoding sensor domain-containing diguanylate cyclase, producing MINSNKFLKSVLDTVTQHISVIDKDGKIVYVNKSWIAFGESNNCSMHNVWDKINYLKECDKSASCGDELGAKAADGIRDVINKIKDFFYFEYPCHSPYEKRWFMMRVIPFGLDDKEYYVISHENITERVLAEEKVLNQSRIDGLTDIANRRYFDEFLDNEWKRCARLKLPLSLAIIDLDYFKALNDTYGHQAGDECLRKVGAVLKKFVHRPADFCARYGGEEFAIVLGDTTAENSFDMMNDLIDDIRALGIPNKNSSVIPTLTASVGVATMYPHTRGSKEELISAADKMLYNVKENGRNKVLYFT from the coding sequence ATGATAAACTCGAACAAATTTTTAAAGTCAGTTCTTGACACGGTAACGCAACATATCTCCGTAATTGATAAAGATGGGAAGATTGTGTATGTTAATAAGAGTTGGATTGCATTTGGGGAAAGTAATAATTGCTCGATGCATAATGTTTGGGATAAGATTAATTATCTCAAAGAGTGTGACAAATCTGCATCATGCGGCGATGAACTTGGAGCCAAAGCAGCCGATGGAATAAGAGATGTTATTAACAAAATAAAAGACTTTTTTTACTTTGAATATCCGTGTCACAGCCCGTATGAAAAGAGATGGTTTATGATGAGAGTTATACCGTTTGGGCTAGACGATAAAGAGTATTATGTTATTTCGCACGAAAATATTACAGAAAGAGTATTAGCCGAAGAGAAAGTATTAAACCAATCTCGTATTGACGGACTTACCGATATTGCCAATCGTAGATATTTTGATGAATTTTTGGATAACGAGTGGAAGCGTTGCGCGCGGTTAAAGCTGCCTCTCTCGCTTGCGATTATTGATCTTGACTATTTTAAAGCGTTGAATGATACATACGGACATCAAGCAGGAGACGAGTGTTTAAGAAAAGTCGGTGCCGTGCTTAAAAAATTTGTACATAGACCTGCTGATTTTTGTGCAAGATACGGCGGAGAAGAGTTCGCAATAGTTCTCGGTGATACTACCGCCGAAAATTCTTTTGATATGATGAATGATTTGATTGATGATATTCGTGCTTTAGGCATCCCGAATAAAAACTCTTCAGTTATACCTACGCTTACCGCGAGTGTAGGAGTGGCAACTATGTATCCGCATACTCGCGGTAGCAAAGAAGAGTTGATATCTGCTGCGGATAAGATGCTGTATAATGTAAAAGAGAACGGTAGAAATAAGGTTTTATATTTTACATAA
- the gltX gene encoding glutamate--tRNA ligase has product MVVTRFAPSPTGYLHIGGLRTALFSYLWARKNGGKFLLRIEDTDKARNSQEAAEAIVKAFHWLGLEHDGEIIYQSQRDDIYAVYIKQLLDEGKAYKCYMSKEELDALRETQMANKERTKYNGKYRDFTGTPPEGIEPVIRIKAPLSGEILVSDGVKGDVVFKAEDILDDFVIARGDGSPTYNFVVAIDDHLMGVTEVIRGDDHLSNTPKQIVVYEALGFAVPKFYHVPMIHNHEGKKLSKRDGATDVMAYKEMGYTPQALLNFLVRLGWSHGDQEIFSMDEMRELFNPKNINRSASIYNTEKLDWLNSHYIKNTPNSELAEMLEQYGLLLTSHDKKEILLDALKERAKTLKEMALLVNEIIIAPASYDEKAVEKSFKGDAVDVLNTFKEKVAICSELHLPSDYHHLMQEVVDEMGIGFGKIGQPLRVALLGKMSGPGLDSVMAIIGKDETISRIDKAITAHR; this is encoded by the coding sequence ATGGTTGTAACTCGTTTTGCTCCAAGTCCTACCGGCTATCTGCATATCGGCGGTTTAAGAACGGCTCTTTTTTCATATCTTTGGGCTAGAAAAAACGGCGGCAAGTTTCTTCTTCGTATTGAAGATACCGATAAAGCCAGAAACTCACAAGAGGCTGCAGAGGCGATTGTAAAAGCGTTTCATTGGCTGGGTTTAGAACATGACGGAGAAATAATCTACCAGTCACAAAGAGATGATATTTACGCGGTTTATATCAAACAGCTTCTTGATGAGGGCAAAGCCTACAAATGCTATATGTCAAAAGAGGAGCTAGACGCGCTTAGAGAGACTCAAATGGCAAATAAAGAACGGACGAAATACAACGGCAAATATCGTGATTTTACAGGTACTCCGCCGGAGGGCATAGAGCCTGTTATCCGCATAAAAGCACCTCTTAGCGGCGAAATTTTAGTTAGTGACGGCGTAAAAGGCGATGTTGTTTTTAAAGCCGAAGACATCTTGGATGATTTTGTTATTGCAAGAGGCGACGGTTCTCCGACTTACAACTTTGTCGTAGCGATTGATGACCACTTAATGGGTGTTACCGAGGTTATCCGCGGGGATGACCACCTCTCAAACACGCCAAAACAGATAGTGGTTTATGAAGCGCTCGGATTTGCCGTGCCGAAGTTTTATCATGTGCCGATGATTCATAACCACGAGGGTAAAAAACTCTCTAAAAGAGACGGTGCGACCGATGTTATGGCATATAAAGAGATGGGTTACACTCCGCAGGCACTTCTAAACTTTTTAGTTCGTTTGGGATGGAGTCACGGAGACCAAGAGATTTTCTCCATGGATGAGATGAGAGAGCTTTTCAATCCAAAAAATATCAATCGTTCCGCATCAATCTACAACACTGAAAAACTTGACTGGCTAAACTCCCACTACATCAAAAACACGCCAAACAGCGAGTTGGCAGAGATGCTTGAGCAGTACGGTTTGCTGCTGACTTCACATGACAAAAAAGAGATTTTACTCGACGCCCTAAAAGAGAGAGCAAAAACGCTTAAAGAGATGGCATTGCTTGTAAACGAGATAATTATCGCTCCTGCCTCTTATGACGAAAAAGCCGTTGAAAAATCATTCAAAGGCGATGCCGTAGATGTTTTAAATACTTTTAAAGAAAAAGTCGCCATATGCAGTGAACTTCATCTGCCAAGCGATTACCACCACTTAATGCAAGAAGTTGTCGATGAGATGGGCATCGGTTTTGGTAAAATCGGTCAGCCCCTTCGTGTAGCGCTTTTAGGAAAAATGAGCGGACCGGGACTTGATAGCGTCATGGCGATAATCGGTAAAGACGAAACGATTTCAAGGATAGATAAAGCTATAACAGCCCACCGTTAA
- a CDS encoding ATP-binding protein gives MKKKEQLKQIIRDFHLSGYFDVKPRTLKPPFDTKKIITLIGVRRCGKTSILYEMINRLTHSVDKTKILFLNFEDERLELSVDELDLIIQSFMELYPEQNLSECYFFFDEIQNINGWEKFVRRLYDTVTKNIFITGSNSKLLSSEIATSLRGRTLVFEVFPLSFSEYLSFKDIKVDLHSSKSLAYIKNALGLFLKDGGFPETLFLEERYKNQTLQEYFNVLVYRDLAERYAITNTVALKFFLKRVIASSTKQISINKIYNELKSSGIKIGKNTLYDFLEYVQNIYLALTLHRYDGSLVNKELGEKKIYSIDIGLNNATEFKFSDNIGKSLENAVFLELKRRYADGLFYYREQSSECDFIIHENNSIKQAIQVSYDISDEDTKIREIKGLVEACKLFNLKSGIIITLDSEDEIVHSDIEIKCVPFYKWI, from the coding sequence ATGAAAAAGAAAGAACAGCTAAAACAGATTATCAGGGATTTTCATTTAAGTGGGTATTTTGATGTAAAGCCTCGCACACTAAAGCCACCGTTTGATACAAAAAAAATAATTACGCTTATCGGTGTGAGAAGATGCGGAAAGACATCTATCCTTTATGAGATGATAAACCGGCTCACACATAGTGTTGATAAGACAAAGATTTTATTTTTAAATTTTGAAGATGAGCGACTTGAACTCTCGGTGGATGAGCTAGACCTGATAATTCAGAGTTTTATGGAACTCTACCCTGAGCAAAACTTAAGTGAGTGTTACTTCTTCTTTGATGAGATTCAAAACATCAACGGATGGGAAAAGTTTGTAAGACGCTTGTATGACACTGTTACTAAAAATATATTTATCACAGGTTCAAACTCAAAACTGCTAAGTTCTGAGATAGCAACAAGTCTAAGAGGAAGAACCCTTGTTTTTGAGGTTTTCCCGCTCTCATTTAGTGAGTATTTATCATTTAAAGATATTAAAGTTGACCTCCATTCGTCAAAGAGTTTAGCTTACATAAAAAACGCTCTGGGTCTCTTTTTAAAAGACGGCGGTTTTCCTGAGACGCTATTTTTAGAAGAGCGTTATAAAAACCAAACGCTACAAGAGTATTTTAATGTGCTTGTATATAGAGATCTTGCAGAGAGATATGCCATCACCAATACCGTAGCTTTAAAGTTCTTTTTAAAGAGAGTAATAGCCTCTTCAACAAAGCAGATATCTATCAATAAAATTTATAATGAGTTAAAATCAAGCGGCATAAAAATAGGTAAAAATACACTCTATGACTTTTTAGAGTATGTTCAAAACATCTATCTCGCACTTACTCTTCATCGTTATGACGGCTCGCTCGTAAACAAAGAACTTGGTGAAAAAAAGATATATAGTATTGATATAGGTCTTAACAACGCCACTGAGTTTAAATTTTCGGATAACATCGGTAAATCTTTAGAAAACGCCGTTTTTTTGGAACTTAAAAGAAGGTATGCAGATGGTTTATTTTACTATCGTGAGCAAAGCAGTGAATGCGACTTTATCATCCATGAAAATAACTCTATCAAGCAAGCCATACAAGTATCTTATGATATAAGTGACGAAGACACAAAGATCAGGGAGATAAAAGGCTTAGTTGAAGCATGTAAATTATTCAATCTTAAAAGCGGAATCATAATCACATTAGATAGTGAAGATGAAATTGTTCACAGTGATATAGAGATTAAATGTGTACCGTTTTATAAGTGGATTTAG